The Siniperca chuatsi isolate FFG_IHB_CAS linkage group LG12, ASM2008510v1, whole genome shotgun sequence genome has a segment encoding these proteins:
- the abcb11a gene encoding bile salt export pump isoform X3, with product MMVVGGLCALVHGAASPCMLLVYGMMTNTFVAYELEVQELKDPNKECNNNSIYWRNGSIYETAENNTVYCGVDIETQMTMFAYYFVGIGLGVLFVSYFQIFFWVSAGASQIQRIRKTYFRKVMQMEIGWFDCNTVGELNTRISDDINKINNAIADQVCVFIERISTFVFGFMVGFIGGWKLTLVVIAVSPLIGIAAGLTSMAVGRLAGQELKAYAKAGAVADEVLSSIRTVAAFGGEEKEAERYDRNLVDAQNLGMKKGTIIGIFQGYLWCIIFFCFTLAFWYGSKLVIDTKEQSPGTLIQVFFGVLMAAMSLGQASPCLEAFASGCAAAKVIFDTIDREPKIDCFSEEGYKLDRVRGDIEFHNVTFFYPSRPEVKILNDLSMQIKAGETTAFVGPSGSGKSTTIQLFQRFYDPNEGMVTLDGHDIRTLNIQWLRSLIGIVEQEPVLFATTIAENIRFGRPEVTMQEIIQATKEANAYNFIMDLPQKFDTLVGEGGGQMSGGQKQRIAIARALIRNPRILLLDMATSALDNESEAVVQEALNKVCMGRTTISVAHRLSTIRNADVIIGIEHGQAVEKGTHSELIERQGVYFTLVTLQNQDTSNTTNDVISEALEDFDRKVRSFSCRSCGSSKSRSSVPLRSQSELSNHFKTLSYKKITPENKCEGEHVEPASVARILKYNQPEWPYMLLGSLGAAINGSVIPVYAILSSQILGTFAIRDLNEQKAQINRICVLLCFVAVTSFFSKFLQGYAFAKSGELLTCRLRKVGFQAMLRQEIGWFDDPRNSPGALTTRLATDASMVKGATGSQIGMIITSLTNIGASFIIAFYFSWKLTLIIMCFLPLIGLSGVFQAKMLTGFANEDKNAMEAAGRVSSEAFANIRTVAGLAKESSFVESYEQELELPYKSAKKKANIYGLCFSFSQCVIFMAYAASFRYGGHLVSSEGLQYMLVFRVISAIVISGIALGKASSFTPDYGKAKIAAAQFFKLLDRVPKISLSQTDGEKWDNFKGEIEFLNCNFTYPTRPDIQVLNSLVVSVKPGQTLAFVGSSGCGKSTSVQLLERFYDPDEGQVLIDGRPSHTVNVPFLRSQIGIVSQEPVLFGCSIAENIQYGDNTHSVSMEEIVESAKKAYLHDFVMTLPDKYETQVGAQGSQLSTGQKQRIAIARAIVRNPKILLLDEATSALDTESEKIVQSALDEARKGRTCIVIAHRLSTIQTADIIAVMSQGAVIEQGTHDKLMAKMGAYYKLVTTGTPIS from the exons ATGATGGTAGTGGGTGGTTTGTGTGCCCTTGTACACGGGGCAGCTTCACCTTGCATGCTTCTGGTGTACGGCATGatgacaaacacatttgtgGCTTATGAGCTGGAGGTCCAAGAACTGAAAGACCCGAACAAGgaatgcaacaacaacagcatctATTGGAGAAATGGCTCCATTTAtgaaacagctgaaaacaacactgtgtACTGTGG GGTGGATATTGAAACACAGATGACCATGTTTGCATATTACTTTGTTGGAATTGGATTAGGAGTTCTGTTTGTTAGTTATTTTCAG ATTTTCTTCTGGGTGTCAGCGGGTGCAAGTCAAATTCAGAGAATCCGAAAGACTTATTTCAGAAAAGTAATGCAAATGGAGATCGGATGGTTTGACTGCAACACTGTTGGTGAACTGAACACAAGGATATCAGA TGATATCAACAAGATCAACAATGCCATTGCTGACCAGGTGTGTGTCTTCATTGAGAGGATCTCTACGTTTGTGTTTGGCTTCATGGTTGGATTCATTGGCGGATGGAAGCTGACTTTGGTGGTCATAGCAGTGAGCCCGTTGATTGGCATAGCTGCTGGACTTACGTCCATG GCTGTGGGCAGACTGGCAGGACAAGAGCTAAAGGCTTACGCAAAGGCAGGGGCCGTGGCTGATGAGGTCCTGTCGTCCATCAGAACAGTAGCAGCATTTGGTGGGGAGGAAAAAGAAGCTGAAag ATATGACAGAAACCTTGTGGATGCTCAGAACTTGGGTATGAAAAAGGGAACGATCATAGGCATTTTTCAAGGATACCTATGGTgcatcattttcttttgtttcactttGGCCTTTTGGTATGGCTCTAAGTTGGTCATCGACACCAAGGAGCAGTCTCCTGGTACGCTTATTCAG gtATTCTTTGGAGTACTCATGGCAGCTATGTCGCTGGGCCAGGCCTCTCCCTGCCTGGAGGCCTTCGCTTCTGGCTGTGCTGCAGCAAAGGTCATCTTTGACACAATTGACCGG GAGCCAAAAATTGATTGTTTCTCAGAAGAAGGTTACAAATTAGACAGAGTAAGAGGTGACATTGAGTTCCATAATGTCACTTTCTTCTATCCATCCCGGCCTGAAGTCAAG attttaaatgatCTGAGCATGCAGATCAAAGCAGGAGAAACCACTGCTTTTGTGGGACCGAGCGGATCTGGAAAGAGCACCACAATCCAGCTCTTCCAAAGGTTTTATGACCCAAATGAAGGAATG GTGACTTTGGATGGCCATGACATTCGTACTTTAAATATCCAGTGGCTCCGATCTCTCATTGGTATTGTAGAGCAGGAGCCAGTGCTGTTTGCTACAACCATTGCAGAAAACATCCGGTTTGGTCGCCCTGAAGTAACCATGCAAGAAATCATCCAGGCAACAAAAGAGGCTAATGCCTATAATTTTATTATGGATTTGCCACAG AAATTTGATACTCTGGTGGGAGAAGGTGGAGGACAGATGAGTGGAGGACAGAAGCAGAGGATTGCCATCGCTCGAGCTCTGATCCGAAACCCCAGGATCCTGCTGCTGGACATGGCCACATCTGCCTTAGACAATGAGAGTGAGGCTGTTGTCCAGGAAGCACTGAATAAG GTGTGCATGGGCAGGACAACAATTTCTGTAGCCCACCGTCTTTCCACAATTAGAAATGCAGATGTCATCATTGGTATTGAGCATGGACAGGCTGTGGAGAAGGGAACGCACAGCGAGCTAATAGAAAGGCAAGGTGTCTACTTCACCCTGGTCACCCTGCAGAACCAAGACACATCCAACACAACTAATG ATGTGATCAGTGAAGCTCTTGAAGACTTTGACCGAAAAGTGAGGAGTTTTAGCTGTAGAAGCTGTGGATCCAGTAAAAG TAGGAGCTCTGTTCCATTGCGATCTCAGAGCGAATTGTCAAACCATTTCAAGACCCTTTCGTACAAGAAGATCACACCAGAAAAT AAATGTGAGGGTGAACACGTAGAGCCTGCCTCAGTTGCACGTATCCTCAAGTACAACCAACCAGAATGGCCCTACATGCTGCTGGGCTCACTGGGAGCTGCCATCAACGGCTCTGTCATCCCAGTCTACGCTATCCTGTCCAGCCAAATTCTTGGG ACGTTTGCCATTCGTGACTTGAACGAACAGAAGGCGCAGATCAACAGGATATGTGTTCTGTTATGCTTTGTGGCTGTGACTAGTTTCTTTTCCAAGTTTTTACAG GGATATGCTTTTGCTAAGTCTGGAGAGCTGCTGACCTGCCGTCTAAGGAAAGTGGGCTTCCAGGCCATGTTGAGACAGGAGATTGGCTGGTTTGATGACCCCAGAAACAGCCCTGGAGCTCTGACCACCAGACTGGCCACTGATGCATCCATGGTGAAGGGG GCAACAGGATCTCAGATTGGCATGATCATTACCTCGTTGACCAACATTGGGGCGTCTTTCATCATCGCTTTCTACTTCAGTTGGAAGTTAACTTTGATAATTATGTGCTTCCTGCCACTCATCGGGCTGTCTGGGGTGTTCCAAGCCAAAATGCTGACAGGTTTTGCAAATGAAGATAAAAATGCCATGGAAGCAGCAGGTCGG GTATCCAGTGAGGCTTTTGCCAACATCAGGACGGTTGCAGGCTTGGCCAAAGAGAGCTCATTTGTGGAATCATATGAGCAAGAACTCGAGCTTCCATATAAATCTGCCAAGAAGAAAGCCAACATCTATGGGCTCTGTTTTAGTTTTTCCCAGTGCGTCATCTTCATGGCATATGCTGCTTCCTTTAGATATGGAGGCCATCTGGTTAGCTCTGAGGGGTTGCAATACATGTTGGTTTTCAG AGTGATTTCAGCTATAGTAATCAGTGGGATAGCACTGGGCAAAGCTTCCTCCTTCACTCCAGATTACGGCAAAGCCAAAATTGCTGCTGCTCAGTTCTTCAAACTATTGGACAGAGTTCCTAAAATCAGCTTAAGCCAAACAGATGGCGAGAAATGG GATAACTTCAAAGGTGAAATAGAGTTCCTCAACTGCAACTTCACCTATCCAACTCGGCCAGATATCCAGGTGTTGAACAGCCTGGTTGTGTCCGTGAAGCCTGGTCAGACTTTGGCATTTGTTGGGAGCAGCGGCTGTGGGAAAAGCACCAGTGTTCAACTGTTGGAAAGGTTCTATGACCCTGATGAAGGGCAAGTG ttgattGATGGCCGCCCGTCTCATACAGTCAATGTGCCCTTCCTAAGATCTCAGATTGGCATAGTGTCCCAGGAGCCAGTGTTGTTTGGTTGCAGCATAGCAGAGAATATCCAGTATGGAGataacacacacagtgtcagcaTGGAAGAGATTGTTGAGTCCGCTAAAAAAGCCTACCTTCATGACTTTGTGATGACGCTACCAGAT aaatatgaGACTCAGGTTGGTGCCCAGGGCTCCCAGCTGTCAACAGGACAAAAACAGCGCATCGCCATTGCCCGGGCCATCGTCAGGAACCCAAAGATCCTGCTACTAGATGAAGCTACCTCTGCCCTGGACACAGAGAGTGAAAAG ATTGTCCAGTCAGCTCTGGACGAGGCGAGAAAAGGACGAACCTGCATCGTCATCGCTCACCGGCTGTCTACTATCCAGACTGCTGACATCATAGCAGTGATGTCTCAAGGAGCTGTCATAGAACAAGGCACACATGATAAACTCATGGCCAAGATGGGCGCCTATTATAAACTCGTCACAACGGGCACTCCTATCAGCTAG